The following are from one region of the Trichoderma breve strain T069 chromosome 5, whole genome shotgun sequence genome:
- a CDS encoding flavin containing amine oxidoreductase domain-containing protein → MDNVDFAESVRTRWARRLIREKVAKELNILTERLGEVPGIPPPNEGRFLGGGYSHDNLPSDPLYSSIKPALLKEAPRAEEELPPRKVCIVGAGVSGLYIAMILDDLKIPNLTYDIFESSSRTGGRLYTHHFTDAKHDYYDIGAMRYPNIPSMKRTFNLFKRTKMPLIKYYLDGENTPQLYNNHFFAKGVSDPYMVSVANGGTVPDDVVDSVGEKLQQAFGYYKEKLAEDFDKGFDELMLVDDMTTREYLKRGGPKGEAPKYDFFAIQWMETQNTGTNLFDQAFSESVIDSFDFDNPTKPEWYCIEGGTSLLVDAMKETLVHKVQNNKRVDAISIDLDAPDDGNMSVRIGGKDHSGYSTVFNTTALGCLDRMDLRGLNLHPTQADAIRCLHYDNSTKVALKFSYPWWIKDCGITCGGAASTDLPLRTCVYPSYNLDDTGEAVLLASYTWSQDATRIGSLVKEAPPQPPKEDELVELILQNLARLHAEHMTYEKIKEAYTGVYHAYCWANDPNVGGAFALFGPGQFSNLYPYLMRPAAGGKFHIVGEASSVHHAWIIGSLESAYTAVYQFLYKYKMWDYLRLLLERWQYGLQELETGKHGTAHLQFILGSLPKEYQVKI, encoded by the coding sequence ATGGACAATGTTGACTTTGCTGAATCTGTCCGAACCCGCTGGGCGAGGCGACTTATTCGTGAGAAGGTCGCCAAGGAACTCAACATTCTAACCGAAAGACTTGGTGAGGTGCCCGGAATCCCTCCTCCAAACGAAGGCAGGTTCCTGGGCGGCGGCTACTCTCACGACAATCTACCGTCTGATCCTCTCTATTCCAGCATTAAGCCGGCTCTTCTAAAGGAGGCTCCTCGAGCAGAAGAGGAACTGCCGCCTCGAAAGGTGTGCATTGTAGGCGCTGGTGTTTCCGGCCTCTACATAGCCATGATTTTGGACGATTTGAAAATCCCAAATCTCACTTACGACATCTTTGAATCCAGTTCCAGAACTGGCGGTCGCCTGTATACGCACCACTTCACCGACGCCAAGCATGACTATTACGACATTGGTGCTATGCGATATCCTAACATCCCCAGCATGAAACGTACCTTTAACCTGTTTAAACGTACTAAGATGCCCCTCATCAAGTATTACCTTGATGGCGAGAATACCCCTCAGCTGTACAATAACCACTTCTTCGCCAAGGGTGTGTCGGACCCCTATATGGTGAGCGTGGCCAATGGCGGCACGGTGCCGGACGACGTCGTCGACAGTGTTGGAGAGAAGTTACAACAGGCTTTCGGCTATTACAAAGAGAAGCTTGCTGAGGACTTCGACAAAGGGTTCGATGAGCTCATGCTCGTCGACGACATGACCACTCGGGAGTACTTGAAGCGAGGCGGACCCAAGGGAGAGGCGCCCAAGTATgacttcttcgccatccaATGGATGGAGACACAAAACACTGGAACGAACCTGTTTGATCAGGCTTTTTCCGAAAGTGTCATTGATTCTTTTGACTTTGATAACCCGACAAAGCCCGAATGGTACTGCATCGAGGGAGGAACATCACTTTTGGTGGACGCCATGAAAGAAACCCTTGTCCACAAAGTACAGAACAACAAGAGAGTTGATGCCATTTCTATTGACTTGGACGCTCCGGATGATGGCAACATGTCGGTCAGGATAGGCGGAAAGGACCACTCCGGATATAGCACCGTCTTCAACACCACCGCTCTGGGCTGCCTTGATCGCATGGATCTGCGCGGCCTCAACTTGCACCCAACCCAGGCAGATGCCATTCGATGCCTTCACTATGACAACTCGACCAAGGTGGCTCTCAAGTTCAGCTACCCGTGGTGGATCAAAGACTGTGGCATCACTTGTGGTGGCGCTGCCTCGACTGACCTGCCTTTACGAACTTGCGTTTACCCATCATACAACTTGGACGATACTGGTGAGGCTGTTCTGCTTGCCTCATACACTTGGTCTCAGGATGCAACTCGCATCGGATCGTTGGTGAAGGAAGCTCCACCACAGCCCCCCAAGGAGGATGAGCTCGTCGAGCTGATCCTGCAGAATCTGGCCCGCTTGCACGCTGAACATATGACCTACGAGAAGATTAAGGAGGCTTACACGGGCGTATATCACGCCTATTGCTGGGCTAATGATCCCAATGTCGGTGGCGCTTTCGCCCTCTTCGGTCCCGGCCAGTTCAGCAATCTGTATCCCTACCTGATGCGGCCAGCAGCGGGCGGCAAGTTCCATATCGTCGGAGAGGCATCTAGCGTGCATCACGCCTGGATCATAGGGTCTTTGGAGAGTGCTTACACCGCTGTTTACCAGTTCctgtacaagtacaagatGTGGGATTActtgaggctgttgttggagcGCTGGCAGTATGGTCTCCAGGAGTTAGAGACGGGGAAGCACGGTACGGCTCATTTGCAGTTTATTCTGGGTTCACTTCCCAAGGAGTACCAGGTGAAGATCTAA
- a CDS encoding FAD dependent oxidoreductase domain-containing protein → MTPMASQASIDRPSGLPVDNPSKSYWLSEPSEVLLGHRTTKDLPQTADVLIIGSGITGGFAAHFLKEKAPSLNVVMLEAIEACWGATGRNGGHCQLGYYVSPPHIAAFEHRTYCFLKEFLELHSIPCDWRTATGVHGFYSPELFISVKKTITKIQGKYPDIGANIAVVTKESPSCLLQGAVMQANSASLWPYKLVAFVLERLLAASGFNLQTKTPVTSLKRAETSARKSSSHRDADEAASRGWTAHTTRGDISARHVFLATNAHISHLLPQFANIIVPVKGQVSSLKPSPSAQPAEDPLDIGHTPPPGAELIYGGGRIHAKDHGLGVWDDSTIDEPVARYLKYELSSLMDLSIREQGNSQGEYGVHASKPDIEPTFEWSGIMGFSRDGWPWVGPVPETAGGGDGLWLCAGYSGGGMPNATLCAKAVVDMMTPGHEGEDEVAGRIHLPPEYLLTEDRLEKARACETVAEGDKRGAFMLDLDIF, encoded by the exons ATGACACCGATGGCGTCTCAAGCCTCAATTGATAGACCCTCCGGGCTACCAGTTGACAATCCGAGCAAGTCGTACTGGCTTTCAGAGCCGTCCGAGGTCCTTCTCGGTCACCGTACCACGAAAGACTTACCGCAAACTGCCGACGTCCTCATCATTGGGAGCGGCATTACTGGCGGGTTTGCAGCTCACTTTCTCAAAGAAAAGGCTCCTAGCTTGAACGTCGTCATGCTTGAGGCAATAGAGGCATGCTGGGGCGCTACTGGGAGG AACGGTGGCCATTGTCAGTTGGGATACTATGTCTCGCCGCCGCACATCGCTGCATTTGAGCATCGAACATATTGCTTCCTCAAGGAATTCCTCGAATTGCACTCAATTCCTTGCGATTGGCGTACTGCAACGGGTGTACACGGCTTTTATTCTCCAGAGCTCTTCATCAGCGTCAAGAAGACTATCACAAAGATTCAGGGAAAGTATCCGGATATTGGAGCAAATATTGCAGTTGTCACAAAGGAGTCTCCCTCATGCTTACTACAAG GCGCTGTCATGCAGGCGAATTCTGCGAGCCTCTGGCCGTACAAGCTTGTTGCTTTTGTGCTGGAACGACTCCTGGCAGCTAGCGGCTTCAATCTACAGACAAAGACTCCAGTTACAAGCCTTAAAAGAGCCGAAACATCAGCAAGAAAGTCAAGTTCTCACCGAGATGCCGACGAGGCAGCGTCTAGGGGCTGGACAGCTCACACAACCCGTGGCGACATTTCAGCCCGGCATGTTTTCCTAGCGACAAATGCGCATATTTCTCATCTGCTTCCCCAGTTCGCCAACATCATCGTGCCGGTAAAAGGCCAGGTATCCAGCCTCAAgccgtcgccgtcggcaCAGCCCGCCGAAGATCCGCTAGACATTGGACACAC ACCTCCGCCAGGTGCGGAACTGATTTATGGCGGCGGACGCATCCACGCAAAGGACCACGGACTCGGCGTGTGGGATGACAGCACCATCGACGAACCGGTGGCCCGCTATCTCAAATACGAGCTGAGCAGCTTGATGGATCTCTCGATACGTGAGCAAGGAAATTCACAAGGCGAGTATGGAGTCCACGCATCGAAACCAGATATCGAACCGACGTTTGAATGGTCAGGCATCATGGGGTTCTCGCGAGACGGCTGGCCGTGGGTTGGTCCTGTGCCGGAAACCGccggtggtggagatgggctCTGGCTATGCGCTGGATActctggcggcggcatgcCCAACGCGACTCTGTGTGCCAAAGCGGTTGTTGACATGATGACCCCTGGCCACGAGGGTGAGGACGAGGTGGCCGGTCGGATACATCTACCCCCGGAGTATCTCCTTACCGAGGATCGACTCGAGAAGGCGAGAGCATGCGAGACCGTGGCAGAAGGGGACAAGAGGGGGGCATTCATGTTGGACTTGGACATATTTTGA
- a CDS encoding ankyrin repeats (3 copies) domain-containing protein, protein MAARTLVIFLYFLFFRCVLADDGDDFSNNLFTDLGPLLALFGERVTMQFLSQAMGISDCIILSMAPLGIVTTIVAAIRVGGPSWLKALIGRATENLAAAELELMSSSSNEVCELWNGRDVVRCAGSAPVWEFICLLPRTGLPKNPKVKIMSLEDAENDPYFYIKRLRRNERTFSDKMRALFGVHRQGGSAEDGIKENSNTQSDEVVIIRNLKHDVPNISHNRHRNSGRGELHLAACFGILLQIGFILYCSFIAQYSKLKSHFQKDDHAVASYAFPMTIIGSVVLSIGMFICSHVVESSTMEETFQPAEHWRARLVWLQQEKTVGDEEFKSFALYTGEDQPNIITSSRADHGKDSDEKQQQGSEGLKDFTITTVVGTVISLVGYVAQFIGFRGMHWSVSVASLIAVLTMAAVRAWIRRGLAKPMFCHGLLPGFELDWFADSLRTVGNAPWYNDLDGSSQEENTSSLSRRSTSTNQEKLAKSDDQSTTKEPLICEAQDYTTMRQSLAKLADWRGPASQEAIAVSLAIEATMNLLDDNLGLEDFSWGYKIQDASLNEQELKFRVIKQPDGKWKAHAGEIEAALSLRLFYIKSQQETQLLAKAIHKSGNPLDDDKWLRVKGEMPDMGLRILGPNTMQLYRHLDWWIPTDGPEILKGEAVYNPAEIDQNIDSGKHQINTFGSIVPGSTKFELDESRVVGLDPRHQFKVATGSHTQLSHLYYQNSQVGKWNFSISEGEGENSNDILCIQSLDSLEILYAKDMFSTFMWAVVESLERPMGGKTYIKTSQAKLENKDSWRRLGLENDDISRLAAAIQSTGLCNTHDAHISVITPLSIQRKLPEVDSIVEMVRNYTEPLEALHLWADAGQVYLQLCEHLNAFAVGSYTYIRAVAVLATFRKTLQEMIRREMTGVYESRFEEQLTKAMEIVDAEFQDHLGSLCELQDTDKWQKCYPNAERFFLLQDQESIISNSFDVYKEMDRQHLSRPDKDGAREKDIFDRTFLHYCAAFTYHRERWYEKNNYPDGSEQFLQKMRRWIEQGVDINARDIRGWTPLHYACCCAGKASTQVVQLLLEKGASVDVQGREGTAPIHCAARAGNLEMVEMLLEFGANIDIADGYGNTALHEAALNRSADIFETLCKRGCQKRRNKHGRAAFHIAAMKGLSSAVSQLGDYANSKDSQKKSPLYLAVEYGHKDFVQQLLRLPQVEVNARGYRDLTPLQVACKKGYDSITEILLDAGADIEILSDDGRTPLLHAVQEQMESTVKLLTTRGANVNFIHLGTTALHTAAQMGYSAIFEYLLKGGADIHAGAETAAGTPLHAACTMIDGNPMIQRLIDLGAVIDETDEENQTPLHIAALYGKPANLKLLIDNGANIEARDGRGRTPALIMSFEEQRKECLRVLIKHGADVNVAGHDGRTPLYLAAGDETLEDFVPELLEAGAAVDVAVDDGYTPLHQAVYFKCTKAIKALAEHGVNTEAMNTEGETPRMIAERGGLSGWWRENIPPSREWWRVSSVKLAA, encoded by the exons ATGGCTGCACGCACTCTCGTGatatttctttatttcttgttcttcagaTGCGTCTTAGCCGACGATGGAGACGATTTCTCCAACAACTTGTTCACGGATCTCGGCCC GCTGCTGGCCCTCTTCGGAGAACGTGTTACTATGCAATTTTTGAGCCAGGCGATGGGAATTTCCGACTGCATTATCCTTTCAATGGCACCTCTAggcatcgtcaccaccatcgtCGCTGCGATTAGAGTCGGGGGTCCGTCATGGCTCAAAGCCTTGATTGGGAGAGCAACGGAGAATCTCGCAGCTGCCGAACTAGAGCTCATGTCTTCTAGCTCCAATGAGGTCTGTGAGCTCTGGAACGGCAGAGACGTGGTTCGCTGTGCCGGATCAGCTCCTGTTTGGGAGTTCATTTGTTTGCTGCCTCGGACAGGATTACCCAAGAACCCAAAAGTCAAGATAATGAGTCTAGAAGATGCGGAGAACGACCcatacttttatataaaaagat TGCGGAGAAACGAGAGAACCTTTTCGGATAAAATGCGAGCGCTCTTTGGTGTTCATAGGCAAGGTGGGAGCGCAGAAGAtggaataaaagaaaattcCAATACTCAATCAGACGAAGTTGTCATTATAAGAAATCTTAAACATGACGTGCCAAATATTTCACACAATCGGCATAGAAACTCTGGTCGCGGCGAGCTACACCTCGCTGCGTGTTTTGGTATACTTTTACAAATCGGCTTCATTTTATACTGCAGCTTCATCGCACAATACTCGAAATTAAAATCCCACTTTCAAAAGGATGATCATGCCGTTGCAAGTTACGCTTTTCCAATGACCATTATTGGCTCGGTGGTCCTGAGTATTGGCATGTTCATTTGCTCTCACGTTGTCGAAAGCAGCACCATGGAAGAAACCTTTCAACCAGCAGAACATTGGCGAGCCCGGCTGGTATGGCTACAACAAGAAAAAACTGTCGGCGACGAAGAGTTTAAATCTTTTGCTCTCTATACAGGAGAGGACCAGCCAAACATTATCACTTCGAGCAGAGCGGACCATGGCAAAGATTCCGACGAAAAGCAACAGCAGGGCTCAGAAGGGTTGAAAGACTTTACAATCACGACGGTGGTGGGTACAGTTATCAGTCTAGTCGGATATGTTGCTCAGTTTATTGGATTTCGAGGAATGCATTGGTCTGTTTCCGTGGCCTCTTTAATTGCGGTCCTTACAATGGCCGCCGTGAGGGCATGGATTCGTCGCGGACTCGCAAAGCCCATGTTCTGCCATGGCCTTCTTCCAGGATTTGAGCTCGACTGGTTTGCGGATTCCTTAAGAACTGTTGGCAATGCGCCTTGGTACAATGATTTGGATGGATCTTCTCAGGAAGAGAATACCAGCTCCTTGAGTAGACGGAGTACGTCTACTAACCAAGAGAAGCTCGCTAAATCGGACGATCAATCTACAACAAAAGAACCACTCATTTGCGAGGCTCAAGATTATACCACAATGCGCCAGAGTCTTGCAAAGCTTGCAGACTGGCGAGGACCAGCATCGCAAGAAGCCATTGCAGTCAGCTTGGCCATAGAAGCAACCATGAACCTTTTGGATGACAACTTGGGCCTAGAAGATTTTTCTTGGGGCTACAAGATTCAGGATGCATCATTAAACGAGCAAGAGCTGAAGTTCAGGGTGATTAAACAGCCCGACGGCAAATGGAAAGCACACGCAGGAGAAATCGAGGCGGCACTGTCACTACGACTCTTCTATATTAAGAGTCAACAAGAGACCCAATTattggccaaggccattCATAAATCAGGCAACCCCTTGGACGATGACAAATGGTTGCGGGTGAAGGGGGAAATGCCCGATATGGGATTAAGGATTCTTGGTCCGAATACAATGCAACTATATCGACATCTCGATTGGTGGATACCTACAGATGGACCAGAAATTTTGAAAGGTGAAGCGGTGTATAATCCCGCTGAAATTGACCAGAATATCGATTCAGGGAAGCATCAGATCAATACATTTGGAAGCATCGTGCCAGGTTCAACCAAATTCGAACTTGATGAATCGAGAGTGGTAGGGCTTGATCCACGTCATCAATTCAAAGTCGCCACTGGCTCTCATACGCAGCTTTCGCACCTTTACTATCAAAACTCACAGGTTGGAAAATGGAATTTCAGCATAtcagaaggagaaggcgagAATTCGAATGACATACTATGCATACAATCCTTGGATTCGCTGGAAATTCTATACGCCAAAGACATGTTTTCGACATTCATGTGGGCTGTGGTGGAATCACTAGAACGGCCCATGGGAGGGAAAACATACATAAAAACATCCCAAGCCAAGTTGGAAAATAAAGACTCATGGAGGCGTTTGGGTCTCGAGAACGATGACATCTCCAGACTAGCTGCGGCTATCCAGAGCACAGGCCTATGCAACACACACGATGCTCATATCAGCGTTATTACTCCTTTGAGTATACAAAGAAAACTACCTGAGGTAGACAGTATTGTTGAGATGGTGCGGAATTATACTGAGCCGCTTGAGGCACTTCATTTGTGGGCAGATGCAGGTCAAGTATACTTGCAACTCTGCGAGCACTTGAATGCATTTGCAGTTGGAAGCTATACTTATATCAGGGCTGTTGCCGTGTTGGCAACGTTTCGAAAAACACTACAAGAGATGATTAGACGAGAAATGACGGGAGTATACGAATCTCGCTTCGAAGAACAGCTGACAAAGGCAATGGAAATTGTCGACGCAGAGTTCCAGGATCATCTAGGTTCATTGTGCGAATTGCAAGACACCGATAAATGGCAAAAATGCTATCCTAACGCTGAAcgcttctttttgcttcagGATCAAGAGTCAATAATTTCCAATTCCTTCGACGTCTACAAAGAAATGGATCGACAACACCTCAGCAGACCAGACAAGGATGGCGCGAGAGAGAAAGACATCTTTGACAGGACATTCCTCCACTATTGCGCAGCGTTCACCTACCATCGGGAGAGATGGTATGAGAAGAATAACTACCCAGACGGGTCTGAGCAGTTTCTTCAAAAGATGCGGCGCTGGATCGAGCAAGGTGTCGATATCAACGCCCGCGATATCCGCGGATGGACACCACTGCACTatgcctgctgctgtgctggtAAAGCGAGCACCCAGGTTGTCCAATTGCTTCTCGAAAAGGGCGCTTCGGTTGATGTTCAAGGACGCGAGGGCACAGCGCCAATTCACTGTGCGGCGAGGGCGGGCAATTTAGAGATGGTCGAAATGTTGCTGGAATTCGGAGCCAACATTGACATTGCCGACGGATATGGCAACACTGCCTTGCACGAGGCAGCGTTGAATAGATCTGCTGACATTTTCGAAACTCTGTGCAAACGCGGCTGTCAGAAAAGGCGAAATAAGCATGGACGGGCAGCCTTTCATATAGCGGCGATGAAAGGACTCTCATCCGCAGTCAGTCAATTGGGGGACTACGCCAACTCCAAGGACAGTCAGAAAAAGTCACCTCTTTACCTTGCTGTGGAATACGGTCACAAAGATTTCGTGCAACAACTCCTTAGGCTACCACAGGTGGAAGTAAATGCCAGAGGTTACCGGGATCTAACGCCGCTTCAAGTCGCTTGTAAGAAAGGCTATGACAGTATCACCGAGATTCTTCTCGATGCAGGCGCTGACATAGAAATCCTGAGTGATGACGGCAGAACACCCTTACTCCATGCTGTACAAGAGCAGATGGAAAGCACTGTCAAGTTACTCACAACAAGAGGCGCCAATgtcaacttcatccatcttGGAACTACAGCGCTGCACACAGCCGCGCAGATGGGATactctgccatctttgagTATCTATTGAAGGGAGGGGCGGATATCCATGCGGGAGCAGAAACGGCTGCAGGGACACCGCTGCATGCGGCGTGTACCATGATTGATGGTAATCCCATGATACAACGTCTTATAGATTTGGGAGCTGTGATTGATGAGACTGATGAAGAGAACCAAACTCCACTGCATATTGCAGCGCTATATGGCAAGCCAGCGAACCTAAAGCTGCTCATCGACAACGGTGCAAATATAGAAGCCAGAGACGGTAGAGGCAGAACACCCGCCCTCATTATGTCTTTTGAGGAGCAGCGAAAAGAGTGTCTCCGAGTGCTGATCAAGCATGGCGCGGATGTAAACGTCGCTGGTCACGACGGCAGAACTCCGCTATATCTCGCAGCCGGGGACGAGACTTTGGAAGACTTCGTCCCAGAGTTACTCGAAGCTGGCGCTGCCGTTGACGTGGCCGTCGATGATGGTTATACCCCATTGCATCAGGCAGTATATTTCAAATGTACAAAAGCTATAAAAGCACTCGCTGAACACGGAGTAAATACCGAAGCAATGAACACCGAGGGAGAAACGCCACGAATGATTGCAGAAAGAGGAGGTCTATCTGGCTGGTGGAGGGAAAACATACCGCCATCTAGGGAGTGGTGGAGGGTTTCATCGGTGAAGCTTGCAGCATAA
- a CDS encoding coatomer WD associated region domain-containing protein, whose amino-acid sequence MRLDVKRQLYARSERVKGIDFHPQEPWILTTLYSGHVNIWSYETQQIVKSFELTDVPVRAGRFVARKNWIVCGSDDFQLRVYNYNTSEKITSFEAHPDYIRAICVHPTLPFVLTASDDMSIKLWDWDKGWKCVQVFEGHSHYVMGLAINPKDTNTFASACLDRTVKIWSLGSGTANFTLEAHETKGVNHVDYYPHSDKPYLLTTSDDRTVKIWDYTTKSLIATLEGHTNNVSFACYHPELPVIISGSEDGTIKLWHANTYRLEQSLSYSLERAWCASYQKGKQGVAVGYDDGAVVIKLGREEPAVSMDPSGKLIWAKQNEVVSSIIKGDASVKDNEPISLPTKDLGTCEVYTQTLIHSPNGRFVAVCGDGEYIIYTALAWRNKAFGSAMDFVWASKENSNDFAIRESAMSVKIFKNFVEKSGGLDVGFQADGLTGGVLLGVTGQGGVSFFDWATGGLVRRIEVEPKQVYWSESGELVAIACEDSFYVLRFSRENYVEAVQSGQVEEDGVESAFEVITDVNETIRTGEWVGDCFIYTNSTNRLNYLVGDQTYTISHFDKPMYVLGYIQRDSRIYLADKDVNVTSFALSQPVLEYQTLVLREDMETAAELLPTIPADQLNKVARFLEGQGHKDLALEVATDPEHKFELALALNQLAIALDLARQADAEHKWKTVGDAALTAWDVGLAAECFTHAKDLGSLLLVYSSTGDKEGLAKLVAQAEEANAHNVAFSASWLIGDIDRCVEILTKTGRAVEATLFAQTYKPSLATSAAKSWKESLEKNKKGRVAKLIGVPDDDAELFPEWDEWLNLETEGGVAADIDLATPEEEAKEEEEEEEKDEEMQEAQEEIEEAEE is encoded by the exons ATGAGATTGGACGTCAAG CGCCAGCTTTATGCCCGCAGTGAGCGGGTCAAGGGCATCGACTTCCACCCGCAGGAGCCATGGATCCTCACCACCCTATATAGCG GCCATGTCAACATTTGGTCATACGAGACACAGCAGATCGTCAAGTCTTTCGAGCTTACAGATGTCCCCGTTCGAGCTGGTCGATTCGTTGCGCGAAAGAACTGGATAGTCTGTGGATCAGATGACTTCCAGCTGCGAGTCTACAACTACAACACCTCCGAAAAGATCACTTCCTTCGAGGCGCATCCCGACTACATCAGAGCCATCTGCGTGCACCCCACGCTGCCATTTGTCCTTACCGCCTCCGATGATATGAGCATCAAGCTCTGGGACTGGGACAAGGGTTGGAAATGCGTCCAGGTCTTCGAGGGCCACAGCCACTATGTCATGGGACTCGCTATTAACCCCAAGGACACCAACACCTTTGCCTCAGCCTGCTTGGATAGAACCGTCAAGATTTGGAGCTTGGGATCGGGCACCGCCAACTTCACCCTCGAGGCCCATGAGACCAAGGGAGTCAACCATGTCGACTACTACCCCCACTCCGATAAGCCCTACCTTCTCACCACCTCCGACGACCGAACAGTCAAGATCTGGGACTACACTACCAAGTCCCTGATCGCCACTCTCGAGGGACACACCAACAACGTCTCCTTCGCCTGCTACCACCCAGAACTGCCAGTCATCATTTCTGGCTCCGAAGACGGCACCATCAAGCTATGGCACGCCAATACTTACAGACTGGAGCAGTCGCTGAGCTACAGCTTAGAAAGAGCTTGGTGCGCCTCTTACCAGAAGGGTAAGCAGGGTGTTGCCGTTGGATACGACGATGGTGCTGTCGTCATTAAGCTCGGACGCGAGGAGCCCGCCGTGTCCATGGACCCATCTGGCAAGCTGATCTGGGCCAAGCAAAACGAAGTCGtgtcctccatcatcaagggcGATGCCTCTGTCAAGGATAACGAACCAATTTCATTACCGACCAAGGATCTTGGAACTTGCGAAGTGTACACTCAGACGCTCATTCACTCGCCGAATGGCCGATTCGTTGCCGTCTGTGGTGACGGTGAATACATCATCTACACAGCATTGGCCTGGAGAAACAAGGCCTTTGGTTCTGCCATGGACTTTGTGTGGGCCTCGAAGGAAAACAGCAACGACTTTGCTATCCGAGAATCGGCCATGAGCGTCAAGATTTTCAAGAACTTTGTGGAGAAGAGCGGAGGTCTGGATGTTGGCTTCCAGGCCGATGGTCTGACTGGAGGTGTTCTCTTGGGTGTCACTGGCCAGGGTGGCGTCTCCTTTTTCGACTGGGCTACTGGTGGTCTTGTTCGCAGAATCGAGGTTGAGCCTAAGCAGGTCTACTGGTCAGAAAGCGGCGAGCTGGTAGCCATTGCTTGCGAAGATTCCTTTTAcgtcttgcgcttctcccgCGAGAACTACGTCGAGGCTGTGCAGTCAGGACAAGTCGAAGAGGATGGCGTTGAGTCTGCCTTTGAAGTCATCACCGACGTCAACGAGAC CATTCGAACTGGTGAATGGGTTGGCGACTGCTTCATCTACACCAACAGCACAAACCGACTCAACTACCTGGTCGGCGACCAGACCTACACCATCTCTCACTTCGACAAGCCCATGTACGTCCTTGGCTACATCCAGAGAGACTCTCGCATCTACCTTGCCGATAAGGATGTCAACGTCACCTCCTTCGCCCTGTCACAGCCCGTCCTCGAGTACCAGACGCTGGTTCTGCGTGAGGATATGGAGACGGCTGCCGAGTTGCTACCGACAATTCCGGCTGATCAGCTGAACAAGGTTGCACGATTCTTGGAGGGTCAGGGACACAAGGACCTGGCTCTAGAAGTTGCAACTGATCCCGAGCACAAATTTGAGTTGGCGCTGGCCCTGAACCAACTCGCCATTGCTCTGGATCTGGCCCGACAGGCTGACGCCGAGCACAAGTGGAAGACTGTCGGAGATGCTGCCCTGACTGCCTGGGATGTTGGTTTGGCTGCCGAGTGCTTCACTCACGCCAAGGATCTCGgatctcttctccttgtGTATTCATCAACAGGTGACAAGGAGGGCCTTGCCAAGCTGGTTGCTCAGGCCGAAGAGGCAAACGCCCACAACGTGGCATTCTCAGCATCCTGGTTAATAGGTGACATTGACCGATGCGTGGAAATCCTGACCAAGACTGGACGAGCAGTAGAGGCTACTCTATTTGCTCAGACCTACAAGCCTAGTCTGGCCACATCCGCGGCAAAGTCCTGGAAGGAGAGcctggagaagaacaagaagggcCGGGTAGCCAAGCTGATTGGTGTCccggatgacgatgctgagCTGTTCCCTGAATGGGACGAGTGGCTGAACCTGGAAACCGAGGGTGGCGTCGCCGCTGATATCGACTTGGCGACAcctgaggaggaggccaaggaggaagaagaagaagaggaaaaggatgaagaaatgCAAGAGGCtcaggaggagattgaggaggcGGAAGAGTAA